The following proteins are encoded in a genomic region of Nomascus leucogenys isolate Asia chromosome 17, Asia_NLE_v1, whole genome shotgun sequence:
- the PLIN5 gene encoding perilipin-5 encodes MSEDEAAQIPRPSVWEQDQQNVVQRVVALPLVRATCTAVCDAYSAAKDRHPLLGSACRLAENCVCGLTTRALDHAQPLLEHLQPQLATMNSLACRGLDKLEEKLPFLQQPSETVVTSAKDAVASSVTGVVDLAQRGRRWSVELKRSVSHAMDVVLEKSEELVDHFLPMTEEELAALAAEAEGPEVGSVEDQRRQQGYFVRLGSLSARIRHLAYEHSLGKLRQSKHRAQDTLAQLQEMLELIDHMQFGVTPTAPARPGKVHKLWGEWGQRPPESRRRSQAELETLVLSRSLTQELQGTVEALESSVRGLPPGAQEKVAEVRRSVDALQTAFADARCFKDVPAAALAEGRGRVARAHACVDELLELVVQAVPLPWLVGPFAPILVERPEPLPDLADVVDEVIGGPDPRWAHLDWPAQQRAWEAQHRDGNGDGDGMGVAGDICEQEPETPSCPVKHTLMPELDF; translated from the exons ATGTCCGAAGACGAGGCGGCTCAGATCCCCAGACCCAGTGTGTGGGAGCAGGACCAGCAG AACGTGGTGCAGCGCGTGGTGGCTCTGCCCCTGGTCAGGGCCACGTGCACCGCGGTCTGCGATGCTTACAGCGCGGCCAAAGACAGGCACCCGCTGCTGGGCTCCGCCTGCCGCCTGGCTGAGAACTGTGTGTGCGGCCTGACCACCCGTGCCCTGGACCACGCCCAGCCGCTGCTCGAGCACCTGCAGCCCCAGC TGGCCACCATGAACAGTCTCGCCTGCAGGGGCCTGGACAAGCTGGAGGAGAAGCTTCCCTTTCTCCAGCAACCTTCAGAGACG GTGGTGACCTCGGCCAAGGACGCGGTGGCCAGCAGTGTCACGGGTGTGGTGGACCTGGCCCAGCGAGGCCGGCGCTGGAGCGTGGAACTGAAGCGCTCCGTGAGCCATGCCATGGATGTTGTGCTGGAAAAATCAGAGGAGCTGGTGGATCACTTCCTGCCCATGACGGAGGAAGAGCTCG CGGCACTGGCAGCTGAGGCTGAGGGCCCTGAAGTGGGTTCGGTGGAGGATCAGAGGAGACAGCAGGGCTACTTTGTGCGCCTCGGCTCCCTGTCAGCGCGGATCCGCCACCTGGCCTACGAGCACtctctggggaaactgaggcagagcaaACACCGTGCCCAGGACACCCTGGCCCAGCTGCAGGAGATGCTGGAGCTG ATAGATCACATGCAGTTTGGGGTGACCCCCACCGCCCCGGCCCGCCCTGGGAAGGTGCACAAGCTGTGGGGGGAATGGGGCCAGCGCCCTCCGGAGAGCCGCCGCCGGAGCCAG GCAGAGCTGGAGACGCTGGTGCTGTCCCGCAGCCTGACCCAGGAGCTGCAGGGCACGGTAGAGGCGCTGGAGTCCAGCGTGCGGGGCCTGCCCCCCGGCGCCCAGGAGAAGGTGGCTGAGGTGCGGCGCAGCGTGGACGCCCTGCAGACCGCCTTCGCTGATGCCCGCTGCTTCAAGGACGTGCCAGCGGCCGCGCTGGCCGAGGGCCGGGGTCGCGTGGCCCGTGCGCACGCCTGCGTGGACGAGCTGCTAGAGCTGGTGGTGCAGGCCGTGCCGCTGCCCTGGCTGGTGGGACCCTTCGCGCCCATCCTTGTGGAGCGACCCGAGCCCCTGCCCGACCTGGCGGACGTGGTGGACGAGGTCATCGGGGGCCCTGACCCCCGCTGGGCACACCTGGACTGGCCGGCCCAGCAGAGAGCCTGGGAGGCCCAGCACAGGGATGGGAATGGGGACGGGGACGGGATGGGTGTTGCCGGGGACATCTGCGAGCAGGAACCTGAGACCCCCAGCTGCCCAGTCAAGCACACCCTCATGCCCGAGCTGGACTTCTGA
- the PLIN4 gene encoding perilipin-4: MVSGAKDLVCSKMSRAKEAVSSGMASVVDAAKGVVQGGLDTTRSALTGTKEAVSSGVTGAMDMAKGTVQGGLDTSKAVLTGTKDTVSAGLTGAVNMAKGTVQAGVDTTKTVLTGTKDTVTAGVMGAVNLAKGTVQTGVDTSKAVLTGTKDAVSTGLTGAVNVARGTIQTGVDTSKTALTGTKDTVCSGVTGAVNVAKGAVQGGLDTTKSVVIGTKDTVSTGLTGAANVAKGAVQTGVDTAKTVLTGTKDTVTTGLMGAANVAKGTVQPGVDTTKTVLTGTKDTVCSGVTGAANVAKGAIQGGLDTTKSVLTGTKDAVSTGLTGAVNVAKGAVQTGVDTTKTVLTGTKDTVCSGVTGAMNVAKGAAQTGVNTAKTVLTGTKDTVTTGLMGAANVAKGTVQTGMDTTKTVLTGTKDTVCSGVTGAANVAKGAIQGGLDTTKSVLTGTKDAVSMGVTGAVNLAKGTIQTGVDTSKTVLTGTKDTVCSGVTGAVNVAKGAVQGGLDTTKSVVIGTKDTVSTGLTGAANVAKGAVQTGVDTAKTVLTGTKDTVTTGLMGAANVAKGTVQTGVDTTKTVLTGTKDTVCSGVTGAANVAKGAFQGGLDTTKSVLTGTKDAVSTGLTGAVNLAKGTVQTGVDTTKTVLTGTKDTVCSGVTGAVNVAKGAVQTGLKTTQNIATGTKNTLGSGVTSAVNVAKGAAQTGVDTAKTVLTGTKDTVTTGLMGAANVAKGTVQTGVDTTKTVLTGTKDTVCSGVTGAANVAKGAFQGGLDTTKSVLTGTKDTVSTGLTGAVKLAKGTVQTGMDTTKTVLTGTKDTICSGVTGAVNVAKGTVQTGMDTTKTVLTGTKDTVCSGVTSAMNVAKGAVQTGLKTTQNIATGTKNTLDSGVTSAVNVAKGAAQTGVDTAKTVLTGTKDTVTTGLMGAANVAKGSVQTGVDTTKTVLTGTKDTVCSGVTGAANMAKGAVQGGLDTTKSVLTGTKDTVSTGLTGAVKLAKGTVQTGVDTTKTVLTGTKDTICSGVTGAVNVAKGTVQTGVDTAKTVLSGTKDAVTTGVMGAVNVAKGTMQTGVDTSKAVLMGTKDTVCSGVTGAMSLAKGVVQGGLDTTKTVLTGTKDAVSAGLMGSGNVATGAIHTGLSTFQNWLPSTQATSWGGLTSSRTTDNGGEQTALSPREASFSGVSRPLDVLSVGLEPAWEAAATTKGLATDAATFTQGAAPGREDTGLLAATHGPEEAPRLAMLRNELEGLGDIFHPMNAEEQAQLAASQPGPKVLSAEQGSYFVRLGDLGPSFRQRAFEHAVSHLQHGQFQARDALAQLQDCFRLIEKAQQAPEGQPCLDQGSGASVEDAAVQEERDAGVLSRVCGLLRQLHTAYSGLASSLQGLPAELQQPVGRARHSLCELYGIVASAGSVEELPAERLVQSCEGVHQAWQGLEQLLEGLQHNPPLSWLVGPFTLPPGGQQL, from the exons ATGGTGTCCGGGGCCAAAGACCTGGTGTGTTCCAAGATGTCCAGGGCCAAGGAAGCTGTGTCCTCCGGGATGGCCAGCGTGGTGGACGCGGCTAAGGGAGTGGTCCAGGGAGGCCTGGACACCACTCGGTCTGCACTCACGGGCACCAAGGAGGCGGTGTCCAGCGGGGTCACAGGGGCCATGGACATGGCTAAGGGGACCGTCCAAGGGGGTCTGGACACCTCGAAGGCTGTCCTCACCGGCACCAAAGACACGGTGTCCGCTGGGCTCACGGGGGCAGTGAATATGGCTAAAGGGACCGTACAGGCTGGCGTGGACACCACCAAGACTGTGCTGACCGGCACCAAAGACACAGTGACTGCTGGGGTCATGGGGGCAGTGAACTTGGCCAAAGGGACTGTCCAGACCGGCGTGGACACCTCCAAGGCTGTGCTGACTGGCACCAAAGATGCTGTGTCCACTGGGCTCACAGGGGCAGTGAATGTGGCCAGAGGAACCATTCAGACCGGTGTGGACACCAGTAAGACTGCCCTAACAGGTACCAAGGACACCGTCTGCAGTGGGGTGACTGGTGCCGTGAACGTGGCCAAAGGGGCCGTGCAAGGGGGCCTGGACACCACCAAGTCTGTGGTCATAGGTACAAAAGACACAGTGTCCACCGGGCTCACGGGGGCAGCGAACGTGGCCAAGGGGGCTGTCCAGACGGGTGTAGACACAGCCAAGACTGTGCTGACCGGCACTAAGGACACAGTGACTACTGGGCTCATGGGGGCAGCGAATGTCGCCAAAGGGACCGTCCAGCCAGGCGTGGACACCACCAAGACTGTGCTGACCGGTACCAAGGACACCGTCTGCAGTGGGGTGACAGGTGCTGCGAATGTGGCCAAGGGGGCCATCCAGGGGGGCCTGGACACTACAAAGTCTGTCCTGACTGGCACTAAAGATGCTGTGTCCACTGGGCTCACAGGTGCCGTGAATGTGGCCAAAGGGGCTGTCCAGACCGGCGTGGACACCACCAAGACCGTGCTGACCGGTACCAAGGACACTGTCTGCAGTGGGGTCACCGGTGCCATGAATGTGGCCAAAGGGGCCGCCCAGACAGGTGTAAACACGGCCAAGACTGTGCTGACCGGCACTAAGGACACAGTGACTACTGGGCTCATGGGGGCAGCAAATGTCGCCAAAGGGACGGTCCAGACAGGCATGGACACCACCAAGACCGTTCTAACAGGTACCAAGGACACCGTCTGCAGTGGGGTGACTGGTGCTGCGAATGTGGCCAAAGGGGCCATCCAGGGGGGCCTGGACACTACAAAGTCTGTCCTGACTGGCACTAAAGATGCTGTGTCCATGGGAGTCACCGGGGCAGTGAACTTGGCCAAAGGGACCATCCAGACCGGTGTGGACACCAGTAAGACTGTGCTAACCGGCACCAAGGACACCGTCTGCAGTGGGGTGACCGGTGCCGTGAACGTGGCCAAAGGGGCCGTGCAGGGGGGCCTGGACACCACCAAGTCTGTGGTCATAGGTACAAAAGACACAGTGTCCACCGGGCTCACGGGGGCAGCGAACGTGGCCAAGGGGGCTGTCCAGACGGGTGTAGACACAGCCAAGACCGTGCTGACCGGCACTAAGGACACAGTGACTACTGGGCTCATGGGGGCAGCGAATGTCGCCAAAGGGACCGTCCAGACAGGCGTGGACACCACCAAGACTGTCCTGACCGGCACCAAGGACACCGTCTGCAGTGGGGTGACAGGTGCTGCAAATGTGGCCAAAGGGGCCTTCCAGGGGGGCCTGGACACTACAAAGTCTGTCCTGACTGGCACTAAAGACGCTGTGTCCACTGGGCTCACGGGGGCTGTGAACTTGGCCAAAGGGACCGTCCAGACCGGCGTGGACACCACCAAGACCGTGCTGACCGGTACCAAGGACACTGTCTGCAGTGGGGTCACCGGTGCCGTGAATGTGGCCAAGGGGGCTGTGCAAACTGGgctgaaaacaacccaaaataTCGCAACAGGTACAAAAAACACCCTTGGCAGTGGGGTGACCAGTGCTGTGAATGTGGCCAAAGGGGCCGCCCAGACAGGTGTAGACACGGCCAAGACCGTGCTGACCGGCACTAAGGACACAGTGACTACTGGGCTCATGGGGGCAGCGAATGTCGCCAAAGGGACCGTCCAGACAGGCGTGGACACCACCAAGACTGTGCTGACCGGTACCAAGGACACCGTCTGCAGTGGGGTGACAGGTGCTGCGAATGTGGCCAAAGGGGCCTTCCAGGGGGGCCTGGACACTACAAAGTCTGTCCTGACTGGCACTAAAGACACCGTGTCCACTGGGCTCACAGGGGCTGTGAAGTTGGCCAAAGGGACTGTCCAGACCGGCATGGACACCACCAAGACTGTCCTAACTGGTACCAAGGACACCATCTGCAGTGGAGTCACTGGTGCCGTGAATGTGGCCAAAGGGACTGTCCAGACCGGCATGGACACCACCAAGACCGTGCTGACCGGTACCAAGGACACTGTCTGCAGTGGGGTCACCAGTGCCATGAATGTGGCCAAGGGGGCTGTGCAAACTGGGCTGAAAACGACCCAAAATATTGCAACAGGTACAAAAAACACCCTTGATAGTGGGGTGACCAGTGCTGTGAATGTGGCCAAAGGGGCCGCCCAGACAGGTGTAGACACGGCCAAGACCGTGCTGACCGGCACTAAGGACACAGTGACTACTGGGCTCATGGGGGCAGCGAATGTCGCCAAAGGGTCGGTCCAGACAGGCGTGGACACCACCAAGACTGTGCTGACTGGTACCAAGGACACCGTCTGCAGTGGGGTGACTGGTGCCGCAAACATGGCCAAAGGGGCCGTCCAGGGGGGCCTGGACACTACAAAGTCTGTCCTGACTGGCACTAAAGACACCGTGTCCACTGGGCTCACAGGGGCTGTGAAGTTGGCCAAAGGGACTGTCCAGACCGGCGTGGACACCACCAAGACTGTCCTAACTGGTACCAAGGACACCATCTGCAGTGGAGTCACTGGTGCCGTGAATGTGGCCAAAGGGACCGTCCAGAcaggtgtggacacagccaagaCGGTGCTGAGTGGCACTAAGGATGCAGTGACTACTGGAGTCATGGGGGCAGTGAATGTGGCCAAAGGAACCATGCAGACCGGCGTGGACACCTCCAAAGCTGTGCTTATGGGTACCAAGGACACTGTCTGCAGTGGGGTTACCGGTGCCATGAGCCTGGCCAAAGGGGTTGTCCAGGGGGGCCTGGACACCACCAAGACAGTGCTGACCGGAACCAAAGACGCAGTGTCCGCTGGGCTCATGGGGTCAGGGAACGTGGCGACAGGGGCCATCCACACTGGCCTCAGCACCTTCCAGAATTGGTTACCTAGTACCCAGGCCACCTCCTGGGGTGGACTCACCAGTTCCAGGACCACGGACAATGGTGGGGAGCAGACTGCCCTGAGCCCCCGAGAGGCATCGTTCTCTGGCGTCTCCAGGCCCCTAGATGTACTCAGTGTAGGCCTGGAGCCTGCCTGGGAAGCTGCAGCCACTACCAAGGGCCTTGCGACTGACGCGGCAACGTTCACCCAAGGGGCCGCCCCAGGCAGGGAGGACACGGGGCTCTTGGCCGCCACACACGGCCCCGAAGAAGCCCCACGCTTGGCAATGCTGCGGAATGAGTTGGAAGGGCTGGGGGACATCTTCCACCCCATGAATGCAGAGGAGCAAG CTCAGCTGGCTGCCTCCCAGCCCGGGCCAAAGGTGCTGTCGGCGGAACAGGGGAGCTACTTCGTTCGTTTAGGTGACCTGGGTCCCAGCTTCCGCCAGCGGGCATTTGAACATGCGGTGAGCCACCTGCAGCACGGCCAGTTCCAAGCCAGGGACGCTCTGGCCCAGCTCCAGGACTGCTTCAGGCTG ATTGAAAAGGCCCAGCAGGCTCCAGAAGGACAGCCGTGTCTGGACCAGGGCTCAGGTGCCAGTGTGGAGGACGCTGCTGTCCAGGAG GAGCGGGATGCCGGGGTTCTGTCCAGGGTCTGCGGCCTTCTCCGGCAGCTGCACACGGCCTACAGTGGcctggcctccagcctccaggGCCTGCCCGCCGAGCTCCAGCAGCCGGTGGGGCGGGCGCGGCACAGCCTCTGTGAGCTCTATGGCATCGTGGCCTCGGCCGGCTCTGTAGAGGAGCTGCCCGCAGAGCGGCTGGTGCAGAGCTGTGAGGGTGTGCACCAGGCTTGGCAGGGGCTAGAGCAGCTGCTGGAGGGCCTACAGCACAACCCCCCGCTCAGCTGGCTGGTAGGGCCCTTCACCTTGCCCCCTGGCGGGCAGCAGCTGTAG
- the LRG1 gene encoding leucine-rich alpha-2-glycoprotein: MSSWSRQRPKSPGDIQPHLSRTLSLLLLLAASAWGVALSPKDCQVFRSDHGSSISCQPPAEIPSYLPADTVHLAVEFFNLTHLPANLLQGASKLQELHLSSNGLESLSPEFLRPVPRLRVLDLTRNALTGLPPGLFQASAALDTLVLKENQLEVLEASWLHGLKALGHLGLSGNRLRKLPPGLLANFTLLRTLDLGENQLETLPPDLLRGPLQLERLHLEGNKLQVLGKDLLLPQPDLRYLFLNGNKLARVAAGAFQGLRQLDMLDLSNNSLASVPEGLWASLGQPNRDMRDGFDISGNPWICDQNLSDLYRWLQGQKDKMFSQNDTRCAGPEAVKGQTLLAVAESQ; this comes from the exons ATGTCCTCCTGGAGCAGACAGCGACCCAAAAG cccaggagacATTCAACCCCATCTTTCTAGAACTCTgtccctgctgctgctgttggcAGCCTCAGCCTGGGGGGTCGCCTTGAGCCCCAAAGACTGCCAGGTGTTCCGCTCAGACCATGGCAGCTCCATCTCCTGTCAACCACCTGCCGAAATCCCCAGCTACCTGCCAGCCGACACCGTGCACCTGGCCGTGGAGTTCTTCAACCTCACCCACCTGCCAGCCAACCTCCTCCAGGGCGCCTCTAAGCTCCAAGAATTGCACCTCTCCAGCAACGGGCTGGAAAGCCTCTCGCCCGAATTCCTGCGGCCAGTGCCGCGGCTGAGGGTGCTGGATCTAACCCGAAACGCCCTGACCGGGCTGCCCCCGGGCCTCTTCCAGGCCTCAGCCGCCCTGGACACCCTGGTGTTGAAAGAAAACCAGCTGGAGGTCCTGGAGGCCTCGTGGCTGCACGGCCTGAAAGCCCTGGGGCATCTGGGTCTGTCTGGGAACCGCCTCCGGAAACTGCCCCCTGGGCTGCTGGCCAACTTCACCCTCCTGCGCACCCTTGACCTTGGGGAGAACCAGTTGGAGACCTTGCCACCTGACCTCCTGAGGGGTCCGCTGCAATTAGAACGGCTACATCTAGAAGGCAACAAATTGCAAGTACTGGGAAAGGATCTCCTCTTGCCCCAGCCGGATCTTCGCTACCTTTTCCTGAACGGCAACAAGCTGGCCAGGGTGGCAGCCGGTGCTTTCCAGGGTCTGCGGCAGCTGGACATGCTGGACCTCTCCAATAACTCGCTGGCCAGCGTGCCCGAGGGGCTCTGGGCATCCCTAGGGCAGCCAAATCGGGACATGCGGGATGGCTTTGACATCTCCGGCAACCCCTGGATCTGTGACCAGAACCTGAGCGACCTCTATCGTTGGCTTCAGGGCCAAAAAGACAAGATGTTTTCCCAGAACGACACGCGCTGTGCTGGGCCTGAAGCCGTGAAGGGCCAGACGCTCCTGGCAGTGGCCGAGTCCCAGTGA